In one Cupriavidus taiwanensis genomic region, the following are encoded:
- a CDS encoding NUDIX hydrolase, translating to MSSDWNASVTVAAVIERGGRFLLVEEETADGLRLNQPAGHLDPGESLIRAVIRETLEETAHTFEPRALLGCYMGRSLSSRTGGDVTYVRFAFTGDLGSLDAGRQLDTGIVRTVWMGADELRACPERHRSPLVMACVDDYLAGKRFALDALYTHPSVLQAGAQS from the coding sequence ATGTCAAGTGACTGGAATGCCAGCGTGACCGTTGCCGCCGTGATCGAACGCGGCGGCCGGTTCCTGCTGGTGGAAGAGGAAACCGCCGACGGGCTGCGCCTGAACCAGCCCGCGGGGCACCTGGATCCGGGCGAAAGCCTGATCCGCGCCGTGATCCGCGAAACCCTGGAAGAAACCGCCCACACCTTCGAGCCGCGCGCGCTGCTGGGCTGCTACATGGGGCGTTCGCTGTCGTCGCGCACCGGTGGCGACGTGACCTACGTGCGCTTTGCCTTTACCGGCGACCTCGGCTCGCTCGACGCCGGCCGCCAGCTCGACACCGGCATCGTGCGCACGGTCTGGATGGGTGCCGACGAGCTGCGCGCGTGCCCGGAGCGGCATCGCTCGCCGCTGGTGATGGCGTGCGTGGACGACTACCTGGCCGGCAAGCGCTTTGCGCTGGACGCACTGTACACGCACCCGTCCGTGCTGCAGGCGGGGGCGCAGTCGTGA
- a CDS encoding Re/Si-specific NAD(P)(+) transhydrogenase subunit alpha, translating to MYIGIPQETRAGETRVAATPETVKKYVAQGHKVVVQAGAGLSASQPDSAYEAVGATIGSAADALGAQLVLKVRAPEAAELAQMKPGAVLVGMLNPFDTENNARMSAANITAFALEAAPRTTRAQSMDVLSSQANIAGYKAVLVAAHHYQRFMPMLMTAAGTVKAARVLILGAGVAGLQAIATAKRLGAVIEASDVRPAVKEQIESLGGKFLDVPFLTDEEREIAQGVGGYARPMPPDWMKRQAELVHQRALQADIVITTALIPGRKAPVLLQEATVAQMKPGSVVVDLAAAQGGNCPLTVADQVVNHNGVILIGHTNLASMVAADASALYARNVLDFLKLVIDKDGQFTLNLEDDIVAACLMCRDGQVVREAA from the coding sequence ATGTACATCGGCATCCCGCAGGAGACGCGGGCCGGCGAGACTCGCGTCGCCGCCACCCCGGAGACCGTCAAGAAATACGTCGCCCAGGGCCACAAGGTGGTCGTTCAGGCCGGCGCCGGCCTGAGCGCCAGCCAGCCCGACAGCGCGTATGAGGCGGTCGGCGCCACCATCGGCAGCGCCGCCGACGCGCTCGGCGCGCAACTGGTGCTGAAGGTGCGCGCGCCCGAGGCCGCCGAACTGGCGCAGATGAAGCCCGGCGCGGTGCTGGTGGGCATGCTCAACCCGTTCGATACCGAGAACAACGCGCGCATGTCGGCCGCCAACATCACCGCCTTCGCGCTCGAGGCCGCGCCGCGCACCACGCGCGCGCAGAGCATGGACGTGCTGTCGTCACAGGCCAATATCGCCGGCTACAAGGCCGTGCTGGTGGCCGCGCACCACTACCAGCGCTTCATGCCGATGCTGATGACCGCCGCCGGCACCGTCAAGGCCGCGCGCGTGCTGATCCTGGGCGCCGGCGTGGCCGGCCTGCAGGCAATCGCCACCGCCAAGCGCCTGGGCGCGGTGATCGAAGCCTCGGACGTGCGCCCCGCGGTCAAGGAGCAGATCGAATCGCTCGGCGGCAAGTTCCTCGACGTGCCGTTCCTGACCGACGAAGAGCGCGAGATCGCGCAGGGCGTAGGCGGCTATGCGCGCCCGATGCCGCCGGACTGGATGAAGCGCCAGGCCGAGCTGGTGCACCAGCGCGCGCTCCAGGCCGACATCGTCATCACCACCGCGCTGATTCCGGGCCGCAAGGCGCCGGTGCTGCTGCAGGAAGCCACCGTGGCGCAGATGAAGCCCGGCTCGGTGGTGGTGGACCTGGCCGCCGCGCAGGGCGGCAACTGCCCGCTGACGGTGGCCGACCAGGTGGTCAACCACAACGGCGTGATCCTGATCGGCCATACCAACCTGGCCAGCATGGTCGCGGCCGACGCCTCGGCGCTCTATGCGCGCAACGTGCTGGACTTCCTCAAGCTGGTCATCGACAAGGACGGCCAGTTCACGCTCAACCTCGAAGATGACATCGTCGCCGCCTGCCTGATGTGCAGGGACGGCCAGGTCGTGCGCGAGGCGGCGTAA
- the panD gene encoding aspartate 1-decarboxylase, translating to MQRIMLRAKLHRVTVTQADLNYEGSCGIDQDLLDAADMKEFEKIELYNVNNGERFSTYIIKGERGSGEISLNGAAARRAHLGDQLIICTYAPMTDEEIATYKPKVILVNEKNAIKEIKKV from the coding sequence ATGCAACGCATCATGCTCCGCGCCAAGCTCCACCGCGTCACCGTGACGCAGGCGGACCTCAACTACGAGGGTTCGTGCGGCATCGACCAGGACCTGCTGGACGCCGCCGACATGAAGGAGTTCGAGAAGATCGAGCTGTACAACGTCAACAACGGCGAGCGCTTCTCCACCTACATCATCAAGGGCGAGCGCGGCAGCGGCGAGATCTCGCTGAACGGCGCCGCCGCGCGCCGCGCGCACCTGGGCGACCAGCTCATCATCTGCACCTATGCGCCGATGACGGACGAGGAAATCGCCACGTACAAGCCCAAGGTCATCCTGGTGAACGAGAAGAACGCGATCAAGGAAATCAAGAAGGTCTGA
- a CDS encoding NAD(P) transhydrogenase subunit alpha, with amino-acid sequence MEMVNHTVINLIIFVLAIYVGYHVVWTVTPALHTPLMAVTNAISAIIIVGAMLAAGLTEGGVGRVMGTLAVALAAVNVFGGFLVTQRMLEMFKKKEPKAKASEAKPALAKEGA; translated from the coding sequence ATGGAGATGGTGAACCACACGGTGATCAACCTGATCATCTTCGTGCTGGCGATCTACGTGGGTTACCACGTGGTCTGGACGGTCACGCCGGCCCTGCATACGCCCCTGATGGCGGTAACCAACGCGATCTCGGCCATCATCATCGTCGGCGCCATGCTCGCCGCGGGCCTGACCGAAGGCGGCGTCGGGCGCGTGATGGGCACGCTGGCGGTGGCGCTGGCGGCGGTCAACGTGTTCGGCGGCTTCCTGGTGACCCAGCGCATGCTGGAGATGTTCAAGAAGAAGGAACCGAAGGCCAAGGCGTCCGAGGCCAAGCCGGCACTGGCCAAGGAGGGCGCGTGA
- a CDS encoding NAD(P)(+) transhydrogenase (Re/Si-specific) subunit beta yields the protein MAGLVSMNLVTLLYLVASVCFIQALKGLSHPASARKGNAFGMIGMAIAVVTTLVLIIKLKNEFLAAGTAQSSVGTGLALIFAALVVGGGIGAYVARKVQMTKMPELVAAMHSLIGLAAVFIAVAAVAEPAAFGISPAGSHLIPLGNRIELFIGCFVGAITFSGSVIAFGKLAGRYKFRLFQGAPVVFAGQHLLNLALAVAMVGFGIAFFMTQEWLPFLVMLAIAFVLGVLIIIPIGGADMPVVVSMLNSYSGWAAAGIGFSLNNPMLIIAGSLVGSSGAILSYIMCRAMNRSFFNVILGGFGGDASAGAAAGAQAQRNVKSGSADDAAFLMGNAETVIIVPGYGLAVARAQHALKELTEKLAEKGVTVKYAIHPVAGRMPGHMNVLLAEAEVPYDQVFEMEDINSEFGQADVVLVLGANDVVNPAAKTDPKSPIAGMPILEAYKAKTIIVNKRSMAAGYAGLDNELFYMDKTMMVFGDAKKVVEDMFKAVD from the coding sequence ATGGCGGGCCTTGTCAGCATGAACCTCGTCACCCTGCTCTACCTGGTGGCCTCGGTCTGCTTTATCCAGGCGCTCAAGGGGCTGTCTCACCCGGCCTCGGCGCGCAAGGGCAATGCCTTCGGCATGATCGGCATGGCCATTGCGGTGGTCACCACGCTGGTGCTGATCATCAAGCTGAAGAACGAGTTCCTCGCGGCGGGCACGGCCCAGTCGTCGGTGGGCACGGGGCTGGCGCTGATCTTCGCGGCGCTGGTGGTCGGCGGCGGCATCGGCGCCTATGTGGCGCGCAAGGTGCAGATGACCAAGATGCCGGAACTGGTCGCGGCGATGCACTCGCTGATCGGCCTGGCGGCGGTGTTCATCGCGGTGGCCGCGGTGGCCGAGCCCGCCGCCTTCGGCATCAGCCCGGCCGGCTCGCACCTGATCCCGCTGGGCAACCGCATCGAGCTCTTTATCGGCTGCTTCGTCGGCGCGATCACGTTCTCGGGCTCGGTGATCGCCTTCGGCAAGCTGGCCGGGCGCTACAAGTTCCGCCTGTTCCAGGGCGCGCCGGTGGTGTTCGCCGGCCAGCACCTGCTGAACCTGGCGCTGGCGGTGGCCATGGTCGGCTTCGGCATCGCCTTCTTCATGACGCAGGAATGGCTGCCGTTCCTGGTGATGCTGGCGATCGCCTTCGTGCTGGGCGTGCTGATCATCATCCCGATCGGCGGCGCCGACATGCCGGTGGTGGTGTCGATGCTGAATTCGTACTCGGGCTGGGCCGCGGCCGGCATCGGCTTCTCGCTGAACAACCCGATGCTGATCATCGCCGGCTCGCTGGTGGGCTCCAGCGGTGCGATCCTCTCGTACATCATGTGCCGCGCGATGAACCGCTCGTTCTTCAACGTGATCCTGGGCGGCTTCGGCGGCGATGCATCGGCTGGCGCGGCGGCCGGCGCGCAGGCGCAGCGCAACGTCAAGTCGGGTTCGGCGGATGACGCCGCCTTCCTGATGGGCAACGCCGAGACCGTGATCATCGTGCCCGGCTACGGCCTGGCGGTGGCGCGCGCCCAGCACGCGCTCAAGGAACTGACCGAGAAGCTGGCCGAGAAGGGCGTGACCGTAAAGTACGCGATCCACCCGGTGGCGGGCCGCATGCCGGGGCACATGAACGTGCTGCTGGCCGAGGCCGAGGTGCCGTACGACCAGGTCTTCGAGATGGAAGACATCAACAGCGAGTTCGGCCAGGCCGACGTGGTGCTGGTGCTGGGCGCCAACGACGTGGTCAACCCGGCGGCCAAGACCGACCCCAAGTCGCCGATCGCCGGCATGCCGATCCTGGAGGCGTACAAGGCCAAGACCATCATCGTCAACAAGCGCTCGATGGCGGCCGGCTACGCCGGGCTGGACAACGAGCTGTTCTACATGGACAAGACCATGATGGTGTTCGGCGACGCCAAGAAGGTGGTCGAGGACATGTTCAAGGCGGTCGACTAA
- a CDS encoding response regulator, translated as MTFNPHDRNLSVFHHPVLTVLVDDSKSFIDSLAFQMDAARGVITFTDPREALQWIREAYATRFPGFLPVRVTHDDLTFLTERRTVQLDIDRIYRQIHDVNRFLQPGVVVVDYSMPQMDGLEFCQALQDLPCKTILLTGTADESIAVQGFNHGLIDRYVKKHDSNMVERLDQEIEAMQQAYFATLSRTLRELLTRHSFSFLSDPAMTERVRQLTARYGFVEYYLYPNPAGILLLTAQGHATLMVIETRAGLMTQVESAEAYDAPAALIEGLREGRLVPFFWPGNGMYTPACVDWEQYCLPAERCDGREEFFYALFDLPRHLLQEPVVSLQSFLADFSRNPEALTGRKRP; from the coding sequence ATGACCTTCAATCCCCACGACAGGAATCTGTCGGTCTTCCATCACCCGGTCCTGACTGTCCTGGTGGATGACAGCAAGTCCTTCATCGACAGCCTGGCGTTCCAGATGGATGCCGCGCGCGGGGTGATCACCTTCACCGACCCGCGCGAAGCGTTGCAATGGATCCGCGAAGCCTACGCCACCCGCTTCCCCGGCTTCCTGCCGGTGCGCGTCACCCATGACGACCTGACCTTCCTGACCGAGCGCCGCACGGTCCAGCTCGACATCGACCGCATCTACCGGCAGATCCACGACGTCAACCGATTCCTGCAGCCCGGCGTGGTGGTGGTCGACTATTCGATGCCGCAGATGGACGGCCTGGAGTTCTGCCAGGCGCTGCAGGACCTGCCGTGCAAGACCATTCTCCTGACCGGCACCGCCGATGAAAGCATCGCGGTGCAGGGCTTCAACCACGGGCTGATCGACCGCTATGTGAAAAAGCACGACAGCAATATGGTGGAGCGCCTGGACCAGGAAATCGAAGCCATGCAGCAGGCCTACTTCGCCACGCTGTCGCGCACGCTGCGCGAGCTGCTGACGCGGCATTCGTTCTCGTTCCTGTCCGATCCCGCCATGACCGAGCGCGTGCGCCAGCTGACCGCGCGCTACGGCTTCGTCGAGTACTACCTGTACCCCAATCCCGCCGGCATCCTGCTGCTGACCGCGCAGGGCCACGCCACGCTGATGGTGATCGAGACCCGCGCCGGACTGATGACGCAGGTGGAGTCGGCCGAGGCCTACGACGCCCCCGCCGCGCTGATCGAAGGCCTGCGCGAAGGCCGGCTGGTGCCGTTCTTCTGGCCCGGCAACGGCATGTACACGCCGGCCTGCGTCGATTGGGAACAATACTGCCTGCCGGCCGAGCGCTGCGACGGCAGGGAAGAATTCTTCTACGCGCTGTTCGACCTGCCGCGCCACCTGCTGCAGGAGCCGGTGGTCAGCCTGCAGAGCTTCCTGGCGGATTTCAGCCGAAACCCGGAAGCCTTGACGGGGCGCAAGCGCCCCTGA
- a CDS encoding THUMP domain-containing class I SAM-dependent RNA methyltransferase yields MTQAFFAPCPRGLESALAEELREIAAMPGMAALAPFAVHQEVPGGVNFSGEMAAAYAVNLHSRIASRVLMRVAARGYRHEDDIYALARGVRWEQWFSPDESLRVDITAHKSPLRSLNFTALRVKDGVCDAMRERLGARPSVDTVSPDVRIYAHLTERDCTLYLDTTGEPLFKRGWRTEKGEAPLKENLAAGILRLAGWVPGQTFRPFYDPMCGSGTFLVEAAQVALGIAPGGSRSFAFEWLKGMDTKAWQKLKSDAQRARMLASADELQVVGSDISIDMLAITRANWERAGLPGEARTKQVDARFVQPPFDEPGLLLMNPPYGERIAVRGQRRAPEEEAPRDEVEEAAANQFASAFATTLKQHFAGWQAWVFTGDLGFPRRLRLKESRRTPLYNGNIECRLFRFDMVRGANRAPQAD; encoded by the coding sequence ATGACCCAAGCCTTCTTTGCCCCTTGCCCGCGCGGCCTGGAGAGCGCGCTCGCCGAAGAGCTGCGCGAGATCGCCGCGATGCCGGGCATGGCCGCGCTGGCGCCGTTCGCGGTGCACCAGGAAGTGCCGGGCGGCGTCAATTTCTCGGGCGAGATGGCCGCCGCCTATGCGGTCAACCTGCATTCGCGCATTGCCAGCCGGGTGCTGATGCGCGTGGCCGCGCGCGGCTACCGGCACGAGGACGACATCTATGCGCTGGCGCGCGGCGTGCGCTGGGAGCAATGGTTCTCGCCCGACGAATCGCTGCGCGTGGATATTACGGCGCACAAGTCGCCGCTGCGCAGCCTGAATTTCACCGCGCTGCGGGTCAAGGACGGCGTCTGCGATGCCATGCGCGAGCGCTTGGGGGCACGGCCCAGCGTCGACACGGTCAGCCCGGATGTCCGCATCTACGCCCACCTGACCGAGCGCGACTGCACGCTGTATCTCGACACCACCGGCGAGCCGCTGTTCAAGCGCGGCTGGCGCACCGAGAAGGGCGAGGCGCCGCTGAAGGAAAACCTCGCGGCCGGGATCCTGCGTCTGGCGGGCTGGGTGCCGGGCCAGACGTTCCGGCCCTTCTACGACCCGATGTGCGGCAGCGGCACCTTCCTGGTCGAGGCCGCGCAGGTGGCGCTGGGCATCGCGCCGGGTGGCAGCCGCAGCTTTGCCTTCGAATGGCTCAAGGGCATGGACACCAAAGCCTGGCAGAAGCTGAAGTCGGACGCGCAGCGCGCCCGCATGCTGGCCTCGGCCGATGAACTGCAGGTGGTCGGCTCGGACATCTCCATCGACATGCTGGCGATCACGCGCGCCAACTGGGAGCGCGCCGGCCTGCCGGGCGAGGCGCGCACCAAGCAGGTGGACGCGCGTTTCGTGCAGCCGCCCTTTGACGAGCCGGGACTGCTGCTGATGAATCCGCCGTACGGCGAGCGCATTGCGGTGCGCGGGCAGCGCCGCGCGCCGGAGGAGGAAGCGCCGCGCGACGAGGTGGAAGAGGCCGCCGCCAACCAGTTCGCCAGCGCCTTTGCCACCACCCTGAAGCAGCACTTCGCGGGCTGGCAGGCGTGGGTGTTCACCGGCGACCTGGGCTTTCCGCGCCGGCTGCGGCTGAAGGAATCGCGCCGCACGCCGCTCTATAACGGCAATATCGAGTGCCGGCTGTTCCGTTTCGACATGGTGCGCGGCGCCAACCGGGCGCCGCAGGCGGACTGA
- a CDS encoding 2-hydroxychromene-2-carboxylate isomerase: MSKLVDYYLTPQSPYVYMGHARFSAIAARHGAQVNLKPCDLGKVFSVSGGLPLAQRPPQRQAYRLVELRRWSEFLNLPLNLQPTFFPVSGDAASKLIIAAQLAHGTARAMALTGAIGAAVWAQQRNIADAATLAQIADEAGLDGAGLVKASEAQSVQAAYAQNTQDAISAGVFGAPWYVFDGEPFWGQDRLDFLDRALAAA; the protein is encoded by the coding sequence ATGAGCAAGCTGGTCGACTACTACCTTACGCCGCAATCGCCGTACGTCTACATGGGCCATGCCCGGTTCAGCGCCATCGCCGCGCGCCATGGCGCGCAGGTGAACCTGAAACCGTGCGACCTGGGCAAGGTGTTCTCGGTTTCCGGCGGTCTGCCGCTGGCGCAGCGCCCGCCACAGCGGCAGGCGTATCGCCTGGTCGAACTCAGGCGCTGGAGCGAGTTCCTGAACCTGCCGCTGAACCTGCAACCGACGTTCTTTCCGGTGTCGGGCGATGCCGCCAGCAAGCTGATCATTGCCGCGCAGCTCGCGCACGGCACCGCGCGCGCGATGGCGCTGACCGGCGCGATCGGCGCGGCGGTGTGGGCACAGCAGCGCAATATCGCCGATGCCGCCACGCTGGCGCAGATCGCCGACGAGGCCGGCCTGGATGGCGCCGGCCTGGTCAAGGCGAGCGAGGCCCAGTCGGTGCAGGCCGCCTACGCGCAGAACACGCAGGACGCGATCTCGGCCGGCGTGTTCGGCGCGCCGTGGTACGTGTTCGACGGCGAGCCGTTCTGGGGCCAGGACCGCCTTGATTTTCTCGACCGCGCCCTGGCAGCGGCTTGA
- a CDS encoding CopD family protein: MLWVKALHIVFVVSWFAGLFYLPRIFVNLAMETDAASTQRLLLMARKLFRFMTMLAVPALVFGLWLYLGYGIGRGAGQGWMHAKLALVLVLIGYHHGCGVLLRKFEAGRNARSHKFYRWFNELPVLVLLAVVILVVVKPF, translated from the coding sequence ATGCTCTGGGTCAAAGCGCTGCATATCGTCTTCGTCGTTTCGTGGTTCGCCGGCCTGTTCTACCTGCCGCGCATCTTTGTCAACCTGGCGATGGAGACCGATGCCGCCAGCACGCAGCGCCTGCTGCTGATGGCGCGCAAGCTGTTCCGCTTCATGACCATGCTGGCGGTGCCGGCGCTGGTGTTCGGGTTGTGGCTGTACCTGGGCTACGGCATCGGCCGCGGTGCCGGGCAAGGCTGGATGCACGCCAAGCTGGCGCTGGTGCTGGTGCTGATCGGCTACCACCACGGCTGCGGCGTGCTGCTGCGCAAGTTCGAGGCGGGGCGCAACGCGCGCTCGCACAAGTTCTATCGCTGGTTCAACGAGCTGCCGGTGCTGGTGCTGCTGGCGGTGGTGATCCTGGTCGTGGTCAAGCCGTTCTGA
- a CDS encoding glutamate-5-semialdehyde dehydrogenase yields the protein MTELDLNQYMDRVGRQARAASRAMARASTADKNQALLTIAAAIRRDADKLKAVNARDVERARANGQDAAFVDRLTLSDKAIATMAAGLEQIAALADPIGEISNMKFRPTGIQVGQMRVPLGVIGIIYESRPNVTIDAAALCLKSGNATILRGGSEAIESNTALAKLVAEGLSAAGLPSEAVQVIETTDRAAVGRLITMTGYVDVIVPRGGKSLIARLMEEARVPMIKHLDGICHVYIDAEADLDKAVRVCDNAKTQRYAPCNTMETLLVSQHIAAAALPPLCRVYQQKRVELRVCPATRATLEAAGFSGLVDASEEDWRLEYLAPILAIKTVAGLDEAIAHINEYGSHHTDSIITENYSAGMRFIREVDSASVMINASTRFADGFEYGLGAEIGISNDKLHARGPVGLEGLTSLKYVVFGHGEIRT from the coding sequence ATGACCGAGCTCGACCTCAACCAATACATGGACCGCGTCGGCCGCCAGGCCCGCGCGGCGTCGCGCGCAATGGCGCGTGCCTCCACCGCCGACAAGAACCAGGCGCTGCTGACCATTGCCGCCGCCATCCGCCGTGATGCCGACAAGCTCAAGGCCGTCAACGCGCGCGACGTGGAGCGCGCCCGCGCCAACGGCCAGGACGCCGCCTTCGTCGACCGCCTGACGCTGTCGGACAAGGCCATCGCCACCATGGCCGCGGGCCTGGAGCAGATCGCCGCGCTGGCCGACCCGATCGGCGAGATCTCGAACATGAAGTTCCGCCCGACCGGGATCCAGGTGGGCCAGATGCGCGTGCCGCTGGGCGTGATCGGCATCATCTACGAGTCGCGCCCCAACGTGACCATCGATGCCGCGGCGCTGTGCCTGAAGTCGGGCAACGCCACCATCCTGCGCGGCGGGTCCGAAGCGATCGAATCCAACACCGCGCTGGCCAAGCTGGTGGCCGAGGGCTTGTCAGCGGCCGGGCTGCCGTCCGAGGCGGTGCAGGTGATCGAGACCACCGACCGCGCCGCGGTCGGCCGGCTGATCACCATGACCGGGTACGTCGACGTAATCGTGCCGCGCGGCGGCAAGAGCCTGATCGCGCGCCTGATGGAAGAAGCGCGCGTGCCGATGATCAAGCACCTGGACGGCATCTGCCACGTCTATATCGACGCCGAGGCCGACCTGGACAAGGCCGTGCGCGTCTGCGACAACGCCAAGACCCAGCGCTATGCGCCCTGCAACACCATGGAGACGCTGCTGGTGTCGCAGCACATCGCCGCCGCAGCGCTGCCGCCGCTGTGCCGCGTCTACCAGCAGAAGCGCGTCGAGCTGCGCGTGTGCCCGGCCACCCGCGCCACGCTCGAAGCGGCGGGCTTCAGCGGCCTGGTGGATGCCAGCGAGGAAGACTGGCGCCTGGAATACCTGGCGCCGATCCTGGCCATCAAGACCGTTGCCGGCCTGGATGAAGCGATCGCGCATATCAACGAATACGGCTCGCACCATACCGATTCGATCATCACCGAGAACTACTCGGCGGGCATGCGCTTTATCCGCGAGGTCGATTCGGCCAGCGTGATGATCAATGCCTCGACCCGCTTCGCCGATGGCTTCGAGTACGGCCTGGGCGCGGAAATCGGCATCTCCAACGACAAATTGCATGCGCGCGGGCCGGTGGGGCTGGAGGGGCTGACCTCGCTCAAGTACGTGGTGTTCGGGCACGGCGAGATCCGGACCTGA
- the holA gene encoding DNA polymerase III subunit delta produces the protein MQLKLDGLDAHLKQAKAKGLAPLYVVHGDEHLLVLEAVDRLRAAAREAGFTEREVLVAERGFHWGRLVEAQQSMSLFGDRKIVELRIPSGKPGKDGGEALRAVAAQPSPDVVMLVTLPRLDFAASKSAWFQALEGAGVSIKVDTVDRTRLPAWVGERLALQQQHVQGGEPGRRALQFIADKVEGNLLAAHQEIQKLGLLYPPGEVSFDQVHDAVLNVARYDVFKLSESMLSGDVPRLVRMLEGLRGEGEATVLVLWALTEEIRVLSKVRQGLAAGKPAGVLMRELRVWGPRERLVPQAAQRLSQARLEAALALAARLDRQVKGLQDLPPPGAAPLPAEPWDGLQQLALMVAR, from the coding sequence ATGCAACTCAAGCTCGACGGGCTCGACGCGCACCTGAAGCAGGCGAAGGCCAAGGGCCTGGCGCCGCTGTATGTGGTGCACGGCGACGAGCACCTGCTGGTGCTGGAGGCGGTCGACCGCCTGCGCGCGGCGGCGCGCGAAGCGGGGTTTACCGAACGCGAGGTGCTGGTGGCCGAACGCGGCTTCCACTGGGGCCGGCTGGTCGAGGCGCAGCAGTCGATGTCGCTGTTCGGCGACCGCAAGATCGTCGAGTTGCGCATTCCCTCGGGCAAGCCCGGCAAGGACGGCGGCGAGGCGCTGCGCGCCGTGGCCGCGCAGCCGTCGCCCGACGTGGTGATGCTGGTGACGCTGCCGCGGCTGGATTTTGCCGCGTCCAAGTCGGCGTGGTTCCAGGCGCTGGAAGGCGCCGGCGTGTCGATCAAGGTCGACACCGTGGACCGCACCCGCTTGCCGGCTTGGGTCGGCGAGCGGCTGGCGCTGCAGCAGCAGCACGTGCAGGGCGGAGAGCCGGGCCGGCGTGCGCTGCAATTCATCGCCGACAAGGTCGAGGGCAACCTGCTGGCGGCGCACCAGGAAATCCAGAAGCTGGGCCTGCTGTACCCGCCCGGCGAAGTGAGTTTCGACCAGGTCCACGACGCGGTGCTGAACGTGGCCCGCTACGACGTGTTCAAGCTGTCGGAATCGATGCTCTCGGGCGACGTGCCGCGGCTGGTGCGCATGCTCGAAGGGCTGCGCGGCGAGGGCGAGGCCACGGTGCTGGTGCTGTGGGCGCTGACCGAGGAAATTCGCGTATTATCCAAGGTCCGGCAAGGGCTCGCGGCCGGCAAGCCGGCGGGCGTGCTGATGCGCGAACTGCGCGTCTGGGGCCCGCGCGAGCGGCTGGTGCCGCAGGCCGCGCAGCGCCTGTCGCAGGCCCGGCTGGAAGCAGCCCTGGCGCTGGCCGCGCGGCTGGACCGCCAGGTCAAGGGCCTGCAGGACCTGCCGCCGCCAGGCGCCGCGCCGCTGCCGGCCGAGCCGTGGGACGGCTTGCAGCAGCTGGCGCTGATGGTTGCGCGCTAG
- the lptE gene encoding LPS assembly lipoprotein LptE → MKRLNLGRRKLLAALLAVPAAGVLAGCGFHLRGNSDFAFKRLYIGIPPNSLMGADLRRAIRGGSDTQVVADQKEADALLDVLQDTRTKSILSITTEGVVREYRLTQRFTFRLRDAAGKELIAPSQLVLTRDLTYNEANTLAKDYEEQQLYRDMQRDIVQQLMRRLAAVKAI, encoded by the coding sequence ATGAAGCGACTGAACCTGGGACGCCGCAAGCTGCTCGCAGCCCTGCTGGCAGTGCCGGCCGCGGGCGTGCTGGCCGGCTGCGGCTTCCATCTGCGCGGCAACTCGGACTTCGCCTTCAAGCGGCTGTATATCGGCATCCCGCCCAACTCGCTGATGGGCGCGGACCTGCGCCGCGCGATCCGAGGCGGCTCTGACACCCAGGTGGTGGCCGACCAGAAAGAGGCCGACGCGCTGCTGGACGTGCTGCAGGACACCCGCACCAAGTCCATCCTGTCGATCACGACCGAGGGCGTGGTGCGCGAATACCGCCTGACGCAGCGCTTCACCTTCCGCCTGCGCGATGCCGCGGGCAAGGAACTGATTGCGCCGTCGCAGCTGGTGCTGACGCGCGACCTGACCTACAACGAAGCCAACACGCTGGCCAAGGACTATGAAGAGCAGCAGCTGTACCGCGACATGCAGCGCGACATCGTGCAGCAGCTGATGCGCCGGCTGGCCGCCGTCAAGGCCATTTGA